The proteins below come from a single Corynebacterium glyciniphilum AJ 3170 genomic window:
- a CDS encoding ABC transporter ATP-binding protein, with amino-acid sequence MGRVNDTIISTPATADALDEDLVLDLRDVAMVRDGRHVLHPVTWQVEVDERWILIGPNGAGKTSLLTIAGARQYPSSGTARIVGETLGRTDVRELRTAVGMSSAAVAHQVPGGEKVIDLVISAGYDVMGRWREKYDRGDELRAMEILEQMGAVHLGDQMWETLSEGERKRVLIARALMTDPELLLLDEPGAGLDLGGREDLVMMLGELAADPDAPATVMVTHHVEEIPPGFTHGMILDEGRVVAQGLLEDVMTSENLTRAYHQPISLTVDDGRYFARRTRNAGSHRAR; translated from the coding sequence ATGGGAAGGGTGAATGACACCATCATCTCGACTCCCGCCACTGCCGATGCCCTGGATGAGGACCTTGTCCTGGATCTCCGCGACGTTGCCATGGTCCGCGACGGACGACATGTCCTTCATCCGGTGACATGGCAGGTAGAGGTTGACGAGCGATGGATTCTCATCGGCCCGAACGGTGCCGGGAAGACGTCGCTGCTGACGATTGCCGGTGCACGTCAGTATCCGTCGTCCGGCACGGCGCGGATCGTGGGGGAGACGCTGGGGAGGACCGACGTCCGGGAACTGCGGACCGCCGTGGGGATGTCCTCTGCCGCCGTCGCTCATCAGGTCCCCGGAGGAGAGAAGGTCATCGACCTCGTTATCTCTGCCGGATATGACGTGATGGGGCGGTGGCGTGAGAAGTATGACCGGGGAGATGAACTCCGTGCCATGGAGATCCTGGAGCAGATGGGTGCGGTCCACCTCGGCGACCAGATGTGGGAGACGCTGAGCGAAGGTGAGCGCAAGCGGGTCCTGATTGCCCGGGCGTTGATGACTGACCCCGAACTTCTGCTGCTCGACGAACCGGGGGCCGGTCTTGATCTGGGAGGCCGCGAAGACCTGGTCATGATGCTCGGTGAACTGGCAGCGGACCCGGACGCACCGGCTACGGTGATGGTCACTCACCACGTCGAGGAGATCCCGCCGGGATTCACCCACGGTATGATTCTCGACGAGGGGCGTGTGGTGGCACAGGGATTGCTTGAGGACGTGATGACGTCAGAGAACCTGACACGTGCCTATCATCAGCCGATCTCTCTGACCGTCGACGATGGTCGGTACTTTGCCCGTCGGACGAGAAATGCTGGAAGTCACCGCGCACGGTAG
- a CDS encoding NUDIX hydrolase: MLLRDTLSGPEVYVQERASTMRFCAEMTVFPGGGVDARDLPGDADGDGHDSPAIGWQGPSTQWWSERLGTTPDLARALVCAAVRETFEETGTLLAGYAGESAENGSGPVRDTTPYLPFRQELEHHRLAFSDFLSMHDLVLRGDLLRPWANWVTPESQPIRYDTAFFVAAMPEGQEAYGDTREATSTGWFRPATLLDGWRNRKINLMPPTWAQLKMLDTFRSVSEVLDFAETLRVDPVRSEPVDEPYMAEYYLLETRMYGYPERVFAPGMKFAVDPEDLPPSPFS, encoded by the coding sequence ATGCTCCTGAGAGACACCCTCAGTGGCCCCGAGGTCTATGTGCAGGAGCGCGCAAGCACGATGCGCTTCTGCGCGGAGATGACGGTGTTTCCCGGTGGGGGAGTGGACGCCAGGGACCTGCCCGGTGACGCTGACGGTGACGGGCACGATTCACCGGCGATCGGCTGGCAGGGACCGTCGACCCAGTGGTGGTCAGAGCGACTGGGGACCACGCCCGACCTGGCCCGGGCCCTGGTGTGTGCGGCCGTGCGTGAGACGTTCGAGGAGACCGGGACTCTGCTGGCAGGTTATGCCGGGGAGTCGGCGGAGAACGGCAGTGGCCCGGTCCGGGACACGACTCCTTATCTGCCGTTTCGCCAGGAGCTGGAACATCACCGGCTGGCGTTCTCCGATTTTCTGAGTATGCATGACCTGGTTCTCCGCGGAGATCTGCTGCGGCCGTGGGCGAACTGGGTGACCCCTGAATCCCAGCCGATCCGGTATGACACCGCATTCTTCGTTGCGGCGATGCCTGAGGGCCAGGAGGCGTACGGCGACACCCGCGAAGCGACGTCGACCGGGTGGTTCCGTCCGGCGACGCTTTTGGACGGCTGGCGTAACAGGAAGATCAATCTGATGCCTCCGACCTGGGCACAACTCAAGATGCTCGATACTTTCCGGAGCGTCAGTGAGGTGCTGGATTTCGCCGAGACGCTGCGGGTCGACCCGGTCCGTAGTGAGCCTGTCGATGAACCGTATATGGCGGAGTACTACCTGTTGGAGACCCGGATGTACGGCTATCCGGAACGGGTGTTCGCTCCCGGGATGAAATTCGCCGTCGATCCGGAGGACCTGCCTCCGTCCCCGTTCTCGTGA